The Lewinella sp. 4G2 nucleotide sequence ATTGCAGTTTTTCGTTACGGAAGGCGCGCATCACCTTGTCCCGTTCCTTCTGAGTCATGTCTCCCTCGAGGGCACCGATGGCGAAATCGTACTTCTTCAATGCGGTGGCGAGGGCCTGGGTGCCCGCCTTCGTCCGGCAGAAGATGAGCCCCCGTTCGCCGGCCCGCCGCTTGAGGATGCGGACGATGACGTCGATCTTATCGTTGATCTTGGTCTTGACGTAGTAGTGGGTAATGTTCCGGTTCACCATATCGTGGCGGTTCACCTGTACGCGCACGGCCTCGGGCGACATGTAGGTCTTCACGATCCGCTTGATCTCCTCGGGCATGGTGGCGGAAAAGAGCCAGGTATTACGCTTCGCCTTGTTGTACTTCAGGATCTTGCGCAGGTCTTCCTTAAAGCCCATGCTGAGCATCTCGTCGGCTTCGTCCAGCACGAGTGTTTGGACCTTCGAGATATCCACCGCTTCCCGCTTCACGAGGTCGAGCAGCCGGCCGGGGGTAGCCACGACGATGTGCGTCGGCCGGGAAAGCGCCTTGATTTGCCGGTAGATCTTGTCGCCTCCGTACACGCCCTCGGCGAAGATCCGCGCGTCCACGTATTTCGTAAACTTGAAGAGTTGCTTCTGGATCTGCTGCACGAGCTCCCGCGTCGGCGCAATGATGAGCCCCTGCACTTCCTCCTTCTTCGGGTCGATACTGGCCAGCAACGGCAATCCGAACGCGGCCGTCTTCCCCGTCCCGGTCTGGGCCAGCCCGATCAGGTCTGTTTTCTTCTTCAGCAAGATGGGAATGACCTCCTCCTGAATTTGGGTCGGTTTGATGATCCCGAGCTCTTTGAGGCCCTTTACGTAGTCTTTGGAGATGCCTAGGGTGGAGAATGATGACATTTTTAGTTTTTAAGTTGCGAGTTTTAGAGTTGCAAGTTGCGAGTGTCGAGTTGCGAGTATCGAGTTGCAAGTATCAAGTTGCGAGTTCCGAGTGTCGAGTTGCGAGGTGTCCCGTACGAACGAAGAGAGCATAGCTGTGCGGTAGCCAATCAGTCCTCACTTATCGAGAATCGAGAATCGAGAATCGAGAATCCCTTGGGAACCACGCCCAAAACCCCAACGCAGCAACCACCCCAACCGTTCCGGGAATCACCCAAATACCCGCCCAATCGTGGCTGCCATCCGCCAGGGCGTAGGCGTTGACGACTTCTCCGGCGAGCCAGCTGCCGAGGATCATCCCGACGCCCTGGTTGGCGAATACGATCAATCCCTGGGCGGTACTCCGCAGGCTTTTGGGGACGCGGTTATCAACGTAGATCTGGGCGGCCACGACGATCCAGACGAAGCAGATGCCCTGCACCATGATTCCAGCGTAGAGTAGCCACTCCTGATGTCCTGGCCGACCCACCATGAAGGCCAGGTAGCGGGCACCCCACAGGAACAGGCCCCAGAAGACGACCCGCCGGAAACGGACCTTCCGCAGCACGAAGGGTAACGAAAGCAGGATAAATACTTCCCCCACGTTTCCAATCGACATCTTCGCCGCCGCGGCCGACCACCCGATCTCCGTCAGGAAGGGGTTGACGAAGCTGTAGTAGAAAGCCGACGGGATGCACGACAGCAGCATGGCCACCATCAGTACGAGCATGCCCGGTTCACGGAAGATCTGCTTCACTTCTTCGCCGCCTACATCCGACCAACTAAAGCCCGGCTGGGGCGGGATCTCGTCCAATCCCCAGGCCAGCGTGGCCGTCAGCAGGCAGTAGCCGACGCCCAGGAGAAGGGGCCAGGCGGTCGGCTCCCAACCCAGTAAACCCAGGGCGAAGCCAACGACGGTGAACCCGACCGTCCCCCACGTCCGCACCGCGGGAAACTGCTCCGACGGCCGCTCTAACTGGTGGAAGCAGACGCTCGAAAGCAGGCTGAACGTCGGCATGAAGCACAGGTTGAACAGCAAGATCAGGCCGTAGAAGGGGAGGAAGGCATCCACGAAAAAGCAGCCCGTCAGCGCCACCGCGGCGAAGAGGTTGAGGTAGACGAGCATCCGGTCCGCGCTGAAGTGTTTGTCCGCCAGCCAGCCCGTGATTGGTGGGGAAACGGTGGCGGCGATCGCGGCCGAAGCGTACACCATGCCCACCTCCCGGCCGCTGAATTCGAGCGTCCGCAGCAGGTAGGTCCCCAGCGTGATCGCGACGCAGGCGAAAGTGCTGTTCTGCGTCCATTGCAACAGGGAAAGGCGGAGGGTGGCGGGCATGCGGCGGAGGTAGCCCATCACCGTGCAAGTTTGTCCGGAAGCGTGCTAGACCAGTTGGTCATCCGCCGCCGGCCGGGCCTGCGGGGTGGCTTCTTTTTCGGGAAGGTCGCGCAGCATCAAAGTGGGTTCCACCTTCGTTACCTCGGGCCGCCGCAGGGCATTGAAGACGAAGCCGATCGTCCCCAGTAAGCCGAGCAGTACGCCCGCCGGCAGTACCCACGGGCTCACCTCCCACGACTGAATCTTACAGATCGCTCCGGCAAAAACCAGGGCGGCGCCCAGAAACATTAGGGTAGTAAGTAGGAAGACGGGTAGTTTTTTCACGGGGTTCAGGTTTTCACCTTAACGGTCGGTTCTTCCCCGTAGTTCACCCATTTTTTTCGGTTTCCCGGTCCCATTTCACCGCACCTGCGGCAGCGCCCATATGGCATGCTGGGCGCCCCGACTGAGTGCGGGACTTATTGCATGGCGCTGCCGCGGGTGCCAGGCAAAGGGTTTAGAAGCCTGCAAACGGAGGACTGAATTAAACAAAAAACCGGCCCGCCACCAAAAAGGATAACGGGCCGGTTGATGCGGGAGTGGCAGGTGCCTCCCCACTAATGGCTGGCTAGAATTTTAATCCAACCCCACCTGAATGGTTATTTCCTTGGTGCCGTAATCGACGGCCTCCGGGTAAGTGCCGCCCCGCACCTGAATGGTCGTCGGGGTAGCCGCGGGGATGGAGTTGACGGCTGCCTGCACGCTCATGTCCACCGTAGCCTGGGGATTGGCCGGTGGGTTGATGTCGGCGGCGACGATGCGATTGCCGGTATCTGTATCCGTGATCGTCAGCGTAGCGGCGGCGCCCGGGTTACCAAGAAGGACATTACCCGCCCCCGCGATGGCTCCGGCCGCATCGGCGCTGAAGAAGAGCGCGTCGCCGGGAGACTCCACGCGGAAGGGAAGACCGGCGGGCGTCACGACCGTGGTGGGGTTAAAAGTGACGGGGGATGTGGATACGTTCTGCGTGTAGTAAGCCGTCGGCTCACTGATGTTGACCACGCCCGTGACGACGATGTTGTCGGTGGCGAGATTGGTGTTGCCCGCACCACAGAAGTTGGGGTCCGTGCTGGAAAACACGCCGATGCTCGCCGAGAAACCACCGCCGAAGGAGTTGCCGGAGGTCGTCACGTTCGTGAGCGTCAGGTTGCGCGTATTGGTGATGCTAAAGGCCAGGCCACCCTGGGTATCAAAAACGGAAATGTCCGTCAGCGTAGCGCCGTCGGTACAGGCGATGGCGATCCCGGACCGCCCGCTGTTCCGCACCGTGATGTCGGAGAGTACGATGCCATCCGCCCCAAAGCTGGAGATGAGGGAGAAGGTGGGGGCATCTACGAGTGTGATGTTCCGCAAAGTGAAGTTGGGCGCCGTGACCTCGAAGATCCGGTCCGTAACGTCGTTCTGGGCGGAGGTAACCGTGAAGCCACCACCGTCAACGGTCACATCACCAACGCTGATGTTGAACTGGCCTTCGGTCACGTCCTCCAGCAGGGTGACGGTGCTGCCCGGCGTAGCGGCGAGGATGGCCGCGGAGAGGCTCGGATACTGGGCCGTACCGATTTGCGCGGCGCCCTGGATGGTTTGGCCGGCGTTGAGGGAGCCATTGCTTGCCATGGAGGGGGCGTTCCAGGTGAAATCTGTCGCCGCGTTGCCAGTGCCTTTAAGTTGTAGTGATTGATTTGCGGTGGTGCTGGAGGATTCACGAACACCAATATCGACGCTCGTCATACCGTTGGCGGGGCCGTTCGTAGCTACGAAGGATCCCTCGTAACTCAGGAATTGGAGGACAGTCGTGCCTTTCACCAATGCCAGGCCGTCGGGGTTGGTGCTCGTGGTAACCGTTGAGCCAGCATTCATGAAGCCAGGATAGGGAAAGCCAACGGCGCCGTAGTTGGTGCCCGCTTCGTTATCGATGGATCCGGTGAGGGGTAGCGTACCGTAGGTCGTCCCGCTGGAGCCATTGTAAAAGACGATGGAGTAGGTCGTGAGGTCAGTACCAGCCAGGCCGGCAACTTCTACGAACTCGTTTTGGTCCGTTCCTCCGTTATCGTAGTGGAACTCGTTGATCCAGACCTGTCCGGTCAGGGTAAATTGAAGAAGAAGGGCGAATACGAAAACGCCGGTGCCCACCAAACGGCGGGTAATTGAAGTAGGGGCCATGCTGAGGTTTTATTTGACGGTATGGGGGTGCAAAGATACATCGTAAATATTGGGGATACGTTCACGGTGCTGTCATTCAACGGATTACCCACACATGAAGAAAGCTTCATTTGTAAACTATGGGGGGTGCCCTTACATTTGCGCACCGCTGGATCGTACGCTTTCCGGCATTTTATAACGAAGGGTGGAGAGCACGGGCTCCCTGAAACCCTGGCAACCATTCCTCCGATGGCTTCGGATGAAAAGGTGCCAAATCCCGCCACCGCAGTGCGTTTTGCCCGGTGGAACTATAAAATCCTTCAGCCATGCACGACGCCCTCCGCCAGGACGCAGCCGCGATTGACGACATTCTCGCCGCTACGCTTGATGAAGCTACCCACTTTCTTGATAGTCTTGGTGCCCGCACTTTTCCCGTGCAGGGTTATCCCGTCTTGAACGGGCCTATCCTCAATTCTCCGGTACCTCTTTTATTCGGTCCTCGCACTGCACCCGCGGCAGCGCCCGCAATCAATAATCTTCAATTCTTAAAAAATAAATAGCAAAACATGCATTTCGAAACACTACAACTCCACGCCGGCCAGGAAGTCGATGAGACGACGCGCAGCCGCGCCCAGCCGCTTTACCAGACGACGAGCTTTACGTTCAAGGACAGCGAGCACGGGGCCAAACTCTTCGGCCTCCAGGAATTTGGCAACATCTACACCCGCCTGATGAACCCGACGACGGACGTCTTCGAAAAGCGGATCGCCGCCCTCGAAGGTGGCGTGGCGGCGGTGGCGACGGCTTCCGGGCAGTCCGCCCAGTTCCTGGCCATTAATAACCTGGCTTCGGCGGGGGACAACATTGTCTCCAGCCCCTACCTGTACGGGGGGACGTACAACCAATTCAAGGTCGCCTTCAAGCGCATTGGCATCGAAGTGCGGTGGGCGGAAAGCACCGACCCGGCCGACTTCGCCAAGCTGATCGACGAGAACACCAAGGCCCTTTACGCCGAGACGCTGCCGAACCCCAGCTTCCTGGTGGCCGACTTCGAAGGCCTCGCCAAGGTGGCGAACGAGCACGACCTCCCGCTGGTGGTGGACAACACCTTTGGCGCCGGCGGGTATCTCTGCCAGCCGCTGAAGCACGGCGCGCACATCGTTGTGGAATCCGCCACCAAGTGGATCGGCGGCCACGGGACGAGCATCGGCGGCGTCGTGATCGACGGCGGCACTTACGATTTCGGGAACGGGAAGTACCCCCAGTTCACCGACCCCAGCCCCGGTTACCACGGGTTGGTCTTCAACGACGTATTCGGTAAGGATGGCCCCTTCGGTAACATCGCCTTTGCCATCCGCCTGCGGGTGGAAGGCCTGCGCGACTTCGGCCCGGCGGTGAGCCCCTTCAACGCGTGGATGTTCATCCAGGGATTGGAAACGCTTTCCCTCCGCGTGCAGCGCCACGTCGATAATGCCCTGGAACTGGCTAAGTGGTTGGACGGCCACGATAAGGTGGAATCCGTCAGCTACGCCGGCCTGCCCGACCACCCCGGCCACGCGAACGCCCAAAAATACCTGCGAAATGGTTTCGGCGGCGTCCTCAACTTCACGGTGAAGGGCGGTAAGGCAGACGCCACCAAAGTGGTGGACAACCTCAAACTAATCAGCCACCTGGCCAACGTGGGCGACGCGAAGACGCTCATCATCCAACCGGCGGCGACGACCCACCAACAACTCAACGAGCACGAGCAACGCGCCGCGGGCGTGGAGCCAAATGCGCTACGCGTGTCGGTTGGTATTGAGCACATTGAGGACATTAAGGCGGATCTGGCGCAGGCGTTGGCGTTGGTTTGATGGTAGATGAACCCGGGGTGTTTTTGGATGCCCCGGGTTGATTTTGAAAATTTGGAGATAACGGAAATTCGGAGATAACGGAAACCACGGGCGAATAATGAAAACCCGGGAGTGGTAATGATTCCGTGGATTAACGAAAACCCGGAATTAACAAAAACCCGGAGCGCGTCTTCGACGAACACCGGGCTACGAGGTTTACCCCTCCCGGGGCAAACGGTGGGGTGTTTTTTATATGTCATTAAATACTGATCCCTGACTAACTACCTACACATCATGCATCCCTTTACCCTCGAATCCGGCGCTACCCTGCCGGAGGTGACGGCGGCGTACAACACCTACGGGGCGTTGAACGCGGCGCGGGATAACGTCATCTTCGTTTGCCACGCGCTGACGGCTAATTCCGACTGCGCGGATTGGTGGCCGGGGCTGGTGGGGCCGGGGGATACGTTGGACCCGGAGAAGTATTTCATCGTCTGCGTGAATATGCTGGGAAGTTGCTACGGAACGACGAGCCCGCTGAGCCTGAACCCGGAAACGGGACGGGCCTACGGGCTCGATTTTCCGTTGGTGACGACGCGGGATAACGCCCGGTTCTTTGCATTGGTGGCGGATCACCTTGGTATCGGGAAGATCCGGCTGCTGATGGGCGGCAGCATGGGTGGGCAGTGTGCTGGCGAGTGGGCCTGCCTGCAGCCGGAGCGCATCGAACTGCTGTGCTTACTGGCTACGAACGCT carries:
- a CDS encoding DEAD/DEAH box helicase produces the protein MSSFSTLGISKDYVKGLKELGIIKPTQIQEEVIPILLKKKTDLIGLAQTGTGKTAAFGLPLLASIDPKKEEVQGLIIAPTRELVQQIQKQLFKFTKYVDARIFAEGVYGGDKIYRQIKALSRPTHIVVATPGRLLDLVKREAVDISKVQTLVLDEADEMLSMGFKEDLRKILKYNKAKRNTWLFSATMPEEIKRIVKTYMSPEAVRVQVNRHDMVNRNITHYYVKTKINDKIDVIVRILKRRAGERGLIFCRTKAGTQALATALKKYDFAIGALEGDMTQKERDKVMRAFRNEKLQFLVSTDISARGIDVNDLSFVLHHQLPEHLEYYTHRSGRTARGGKKGESIALIISGEMSKVRTIEQGLGIRFREVTV
- a CDS encoding MFS transporter, translated to MGYLRRMPATLRLSLLQWTQNSTFACVAITLGTYLLRTLEFSGREVGMVYASAAIAATVSPPITGWLADKHFSADRMLVYLNLFAAVALTGCFFVDAFLPFYGLILLFNLCFMPTFSLLSSVCFHQLERPSEQFPAVRTWGTVGFTVVGFALGLLGWEPTAWPLLLGVGYCLLTATLAWGLDEIPPQPGFSWSDVGGEEVKQIFREPGMLVLMVAMLLSCIPSAFYYSFVNPFLTEIGWSAAAAKMSIGNVGEVFILLSLPFVLRKVRFRRVVFWGLFLWGARYLAFMVGRPGHQEWLLYAGIMVQGICFVWIVVAAQIYVDNRVPKSLRSTAQGLIVFANQGVGMILGSWLAGEVVNAYALADGSHDWAGIWVIPGTVGVVAALGFWAWFPRDSRFSILDSR
- a CDS encoding O-acetylhomoserine aminocarboxypropyltransferase/cysteine synthase family protein; amino-acid sequence: MHFETLQLHAGQEVDETTRSRAQPLYQTTSFTFKDSEHGAKLFGLQEFGNIYTRLMNPTTDVFEKRIAALEGGVAAVATASGQSAQFLAINNLASAGDNIVSSPYLYGGTYNQFKVAFKRIGIEVRWAESTDPADFAKLIDENTKALYAETLPNPSFLVADFEGLAKVANEHDLPLVVDNTFGAGGYLCQPLKHGAHIVVESATKWIGGHGTSIGGVVIDGGTYDFGNGKYPQFTDPSPGYHGLVFNDVFGKDGPFGNIAFAIRLRVEGLRDFGPAVSPFNAWMFIQGLETLSLRVQRHVDNALELAKWLDGHDKVESVSYAGLPDHPGHANAQKYLRNGFGGVLNFTVKGGKADATKVVDNLKLISHLANVGDAKTLIIQPAATTHQQLNEHEQRAAGVEPNALRVSVGIEHIEDIKADLAQALALV